From a single Hymenobacter sp. YIM 151500-1 genomic region:
- a CDS encoding SDR family oxidoreductase, whose translation MTDLTDQVAIVTGASRGIGRAIALLLALQGARVVAVARAAAELDELTLKTQGLAIPADVSDEDDAQRIVDETLARFGRLDILICNAGVGSFNLLENFEAAEWDRIFDVNVKGTFLLCKAAVPHLKAQGSGHIIGIASDVSRRTFEHGTIYGASKYAQDALLGSLRKEVRPYGVKVSTIYPGLVDTYFNDSKPGSPEAERTHLRPSDVAQAVRYVLEAPAHVVVDELMIHPLSQEW comes from the coding sequence ATGACCGACCTCACCGACCAAGTAGCCATTGTCACCGGCGCCAGCCGCGGCATCGGCCGGGCCATAGCCCTGCTGCTGGCCCTGCAAGGCGCCCGAGTAGTAGCCGTAGCCCGCGCGGCCGCCGAGCTGGACGAGCTGACCCTCAAAACCCAGGGCCTCGCCATACCGGCCGACGTCTCGGACGAAGACGACGCCCAGCGCATCGTGGATGAGACGCTGGCCCGCTTCGGCCGCCTCGACATTCTCATCTGCAACGCCGGCGTAGGCTCTTTCAACCTGCTCGAAAACTTCGAGGCCGCCGAGTGGGACCGTATCTTCGACGTGAATGTGAAGGGCACCTTTCTGCTGTGCAAGGCTGCCGTGCCCCACCTCAAAGCCCAGGGCAGCGGCCACATCATAGGCATTGCCTCCGACGTGAGCCGGCGCACCTTCGAGCACGGCACCATCTACGGGGCCAGCAAGTACGCCCAGGATGCCCTGCTGGGCTCCCTGCGCAAGGAAGTGCGGCCCTACGGCGTGAAAGTCAGCACCATTTACCCCGGCCTCGTGGACACCTACTTCAACGACTCCAAGCCCGGCTCCCCCGAGGCCGAGCGCACCCACCTGCGGCCCTCCGACGTGGCCCAGGCCGTGCGCTACGTGCTGGAAGCCCCCGCCCACGTGGTAGTCGACGAGCTGATGATTCACCCGCTCAGCCAGGAATGGTGA
- a CDS encoding GxxExxY protein, whose amino-acid sequence MHENDISFEVRKAAYKVHTVLGPGLLESVYEVALAYELRQVGLRVRAQVPLPMMYADQRMDVGFRLDLLVEEKVIVEIKSVDALLDVHFKQLLTYLKLSNLKLGLLINFNVVTLKEHMHRLVNGL is encoded by the coding sequence ATGCATGAGAATGATATTTCGTTTGAGGTAAGGAAAGCAGCCTATAAGGTGCATACTGTGCTGGGGCCAGGGTTGCTAGAGTCGGTGTATGAAGTGGCGTTGGCGTACGAACTACGCCAAGTCGGACTTCGAGTACGTGCCCAAGTACCACTGCCCATGATGTATGCTGATCAACGGATGGATGTAGGCTTTCGACTGGATTTGCTAGTTGAAGAGAAGGTAATTGTCGAAATTAAATCTGTCGATGCTCTACTAGATGTCCACTTTAAGCAACTTCTGACCTACCTGAAATTATCGAACCTAAAGCTTGGGTTGCTGATAAATTTCAACGTCGTAACACTCAAAGAGCACATGCATCGCCTTGTGAACGGCTTATAA
- a CDS encoding glycoside hydrolase family 13 protein, with protein MISPRFLPLLAGALLAAAAAPAVAGGTHFRTEQPAPAPKAAGITRIDPTFWWVGMKNPKLQLLVYGPGIGGSQASLRAYEGVALDGTQKLENPNYLIVNLTISPQARPGKLQLEFAGPKKLTCAYELRQRTTPTDKSKVQGIGTQDFVYLLMPDRFANGNPKNDVIKGMKAPGVARDSMYARHGGDLKGIEDHFDYLKELGVTAIWPTPVVENDQPKASYHGYALTDYYAVDRRYGTNEDYVRFVQNAHRNGLKVVHDVVLNHMGSENYLFRDQPAKDWFHQWPGFTRSNFRDAAFNDPYVSQHDRKQFGEGWFDVHMPDVNQSNPLVSTYLTQNFLWWVEYTGLDGYRIDTYTYSDRKFLMDFGRALLEEFPQLGMFGEAWVQGTAQQAYFARNILPEVDGFKSNLPSVLDFQAQYAINEALTKDAGWTEGINRMYYTLHDDWMYENPMRNVVFLDNHDMSRFFSVIGEDMAKYKMGLAWLLTTRGTPHLYYGTEVLMKNFSNPDGKVREDFPGGWPGDKKNLFVSRTGPEAEAFNYVSKLANYRKSHPVLHAGKYMHFIPDQGVYTYFRYSDEGTVMVMMNSGKDEKTVDMGRFAERLNGFSSGVEVTTGAAIGDLKTLRIPGRTAWVVELKR; from the coding sequence ATGATTTCTCCCCGTTTTTTGCCTCTGCTGGCTGGCGCGCTGCTGGCTGCGGCAGCCGCTCCTGCCGTAGCCGGCGGCACCCATTTCCGAACCGAGCAGCCGGCCCCGGCGCCCAAGGCCGCGGGCATCACCCGCATCGACCCTACGTTTTGGTGGGTGGGCATGAAAAACCCCAAGCTTCAGCTGTTGGTGTACGGCCCCGGCATCGGGGGCAGCCAGGCCAGCCTGCGCGCCTACGAGGGCGTGGCCCTGGACGGCACCCAAAAGCTCGAAAACCCTAACTACCTCATTGTCAACCTCACCATCAGCCCCCAGGCCCGGCCGGGCAAGCTACAGCTGGAGTTTGCGGGGCCGAAGAAGCTGACCTGTGCCTATGAGCTGCGCCAGCGCACTACGCCCACCGACAAGAGCAAGGTGCAAGGCATCGGCACGCAGGACTTCGTGTACCTGCTCATGCCCGACCGGTTTGCCAATGGCAACCCCAAAAACGACGTCATCAAGGGCATGAAGGCGCCCGGCGTGGCCCGCGACTCCATGTACGCCCGCCACGGCGGCGACCTGAAAGGCATCGAGGACCACTTCGACTACCTAAAAGAGCTGGGCGTAACGGCCATCTGGCCTACGCCGGTGGTGGAAAACGACCAGCCCAAAGCCAGCTACCACGGCTACGCCCTCACCGACTACTACGCCGTGGACCGCCGCTACGGCACCAATGAGGACTACGTGCGCTTCGTGCAGAACGCCCACCGCAACGGCCTGAAGGTGGTGCACGACGTGGTGCTCAACCACATGGGCTCCGAAAACTACCTGTTCCGGGACCAGCCCGCCAAAGACTGGTTTCATCAGTGGCCCGGCTTCACGCGCAGCAACTTCCGCGACGCGGCCTTCAACGACCCCTACGTTTCGCAGCACGACCGGAAGCAGTTTGGGGAGGGTTGGTTCGACGTGCACATGCCCGACGTGAATCAGAGCAACCCGCTGGTAAGCACCTACCTGACTCAGAACTTCTTGTGGTGGGTGGAGTACACCGGCCTCGACGGCTACCGCATCGACACCTACACCTACTCGGACCGGAAGTTTCTCATGGACTTCGGGCGGGCTCTGCTGGAGGAGTTTCCGCAGCTGGGCATGTTCGGTGAAGCCTGGGTGCAGGGCACGGCCCAGCAGGCCTACTTCGCCCGCAACATTCTGCCCGAGGTAGATGGCTTTAAGAGCAACCTGCCCAGCGTGCTCGACTTCCAGGCCCAGTACGCCATCAACGAGGCCCTGACCAAAGATGCGGGCTGGACCGAGGGCATCAACCGCATGTACTACACCCTGCACGACGACTGGATGTATGAGAACCCCATGCGCAACGTGGTGTTCCTGGACAACCACGACATGAGCCGCTTCTTCTCGGTGATTGGCGAGGATATGGCCAAGTACAAGATGGGCCTGGCCTGGCTGCTCACCACCCGCGGCACGCCCCACCTCTACTACGGCACCGAGGTGCTGATGAAGAACTTCTCCAACCCCGACGGCAAGGTGCGCGAGGATTTCCCCGGCGGCTGGCCCGGCGACAAGAAAAATCTATTCGTCTCCCGCACCGGCCCGGAAGCCGAAGCCTTCAACTACGTGAGCAAGCTGGCGAACTACCGGAAGTCGCACCCGGTGCTGCACGCGGGTAAGTACATGCACTTTATTCCCGACCAAGGTGTGTACACCTACTTCCGGTACTCGGATGAGGGCACGGTAATGGTGATGATGAACTCCGGCAAAGACGAGAAAACCGTGGACATGGGGCGTTTTGCGGAGCGGCTCAACGGGTTTTCGTCGGGGGTGGAGGTGACAACCGGCGCGGCTATTGGTGATTTGAAGACGCTGCGCATTCCGGGGCGGACGGCTTGGGTGGTGGAGCTGAAGCGGTAG
- the glgP gene encoding alpha-glucan family phosphorylase: protein MAFDFQMYTPAPEFTTSAAYFSMEFALDQALKTYSGGLGFLAGSHMRSAYELRQNLVGIGILWSFGYYDQGRNEDLSMRADFRLKHYSFLQDTGLVFPITIHNAQVLVKALYLAPEIFGTVPMFFLTTDIPENDYISRTISHHLYDADTAARVAQSILLGVGGGKLLDLLGRQTDVYHLNEGHGLPLAFYLYDKHGRSQDEVRKRLVFTTHTPELAGNEEHDIKLLHDMSFFGNVPLDEVRRLGLIEKERLNYTLTALRFARISNGVSKVHGKVANDMWGQNAGISPIIAITNSQNGTYWRDKPLAAALAADDDEALLARKRELKKQLFDIVADQTGTLLDPDALTVVWARRFAGYKRADLILRHFERFRALVTNQDRPVQVIWAGKPYPKDYGAIGLFNDIIQKTSKFKTCAVLTGYELALSAALKKGSDIWLNTPRFPREASGTSGMTAAMNGCVSLSIPDGWIPEFVRHGENGFLLPLANLHEPDHVKDDIEAKGVLDVLENEIVPLYYGQPADFLAIRKAAMREVEPEFESHRMATEYYTQMYNRGLGS, encoded by the coding sequence ATGGCATTTGACTTTCAGATGTACACCCCCGCGCCGGAGTTCACCACTTCGGCGGCTTATTTTTCCATGGAATTCGCCCTGGATCAGGCGCTGAAAACCTATTCCGGTGGCCTGGGCTTCCTGGCCGGCTCCCACATGCGCTCGGCCTATGAGCTCCGGCAAAACCTGGTCGGCATTGGCATTCTGTGGAGCTTCGGCTACTACGACCAGGGCCGCAACGAGGACCTGAGCATGCGCGCCGACTTCCGCCTCAAGCACTACAGCTTCTTGCAGGATACCGGCCTGGTGTTTCCCATCACCATTCACAACGCCCAGGTGCTGGTGAAGGCCCTGTACCTGGCGCCGGAGATTTTCGGGACGGTGCCCATGTTCTTCCTCACCACCGACATTCCCGAAAACGACTACATCTCGCGCACCATCTCCCACCACCTCTACGACGCCGACACGGCCGCCCGCGTGGCCCAGAGCATTCTGCTGGGCGTGGGCGGGGGCAAGCTCCTGGACCTGCTGGGCCGCCAGACGGATGTGTACCACCTCAATGAAGGCCACGGCCTGCCCCTGGCTTTCTACCTCTACGACAAGCACGGCCGCAGCCAGGACGAAGTGCGTAAGCGCCTGGTGTTCACCACCCACACGCCCGAGCTGGCCGGCAACGAGGAGCACGACATCAAGCTGCTTCACGACATGTCGTTCTTCGGCAACGTGCCCCTGGACGAGGTGCGCCGCCTGGGCCTGATTGAGAAGGAGCGCCTCAACTACACGCTCACCGCTCTGCGCTTCGCGCGCATCTCGAACGGCGTGAGCAAGGTGCACGGCAAAGTAGCCAACGACATGTGGGGCCAGAACGCGGGCATCAGCCCCATCATTGCCATTACCAACTCCCAGAACGGCACCTATTGGCGCGACAAGCCCCTGGCTGCCGCCCTGGCCGCCGATGACGACGAGGCCCTGCTGGCCCGCAAGCGGGAGCTGAAAAAACAGCTTTTTGACATCGTGGCCGACCAGACCGGAACCCTGTTGGACCCCGACGCCCTCACGGTGGTGTGGGCTCGCCGCTTCGCCGGCTATAAGCGCGCCGACCTGATTCTGCGCCACTTCGAGCGGTTCCGGGCGCTGGTCACCAATCAGGACCGGCCGGTGCAGGTGATTTGGGCCGGCAAGCCCTACCCCAAAGACTACGGCGCCATCGGTCTGTTCAACGACATCATCCAGAAAACCAGCAAGTTCAAAACCTGCGCCGTGCTGACCGGCTACGAGCTGGCCCTGTCGGCGGCCCTGAAGAAGGGCTCCGACATTTGGCTGAACACGCCCCGCTTCCCCCGCGAAGCCTCCGGCACCAGTGGCATGACGGCCGCCATGAACGGCTGCGTGAGCCTGAGCATCCCCGACGGCTGGATTCCGGAGTTTGTGCGCCACGGCGAAAACGGCTTCCTGCTGCCCCTGGCCAACCTGCACGAGCCCGACCACGTGAAAGATGACATCGAAGCCAAAGGCGTGCTCGACGTACTCGAAAACGAAATCGTGCCCCTGTACTACGGCCAGCCCGCCGACTTCCTCGCCATCCGCAAAGCCGCCATGCGCGAAGTAGAGCCCGAGTTCGAGTCGCACCGCATGGCCACGGAGTACTACACGCAGATGTACAATAGGGGCTTAGGCTCTTAG